A DNA window from Methanococcus voltae PS contains the following coding sequences:
- the argF gene encoding ornithine carbamoyltransferase encodes MDLLTLWDLEREDISKLMDYAEFFKKNRYGHDVLKNKNIALIFESPSTRTRISFDLAVNELGGHSLTLNNNEIHLGKKESIEDTARVMERFVDAIVARVKKHSTLEELSKNSNIPIVNALSDLAHPCQILADILTIKETKGLKSIEEFKGLKLSYFGDGNNIANSLMIAGAILGMDVFIATPRSYEPNGLFVKKALEIIDKYGEGSLTLTDNAELAAKDADVLYTDVWISMSDVNKDLDSIKKIFPPYQINSALMKLAKEDSIVLHCLPANKGMEITEEVFESKNSYVFDEAENRLHAQKAVLKYLFE; translated from the coding sequence ATGGATTTACTAACACTTTGGGATTTGGAACGCGAAGATATTTCAAAACTTATGGATTACGCAGAATTTTTCAAAAAAAATAGGTATGGTCACGACGTACTAAAAAACAAGAATATTGCATTGATTTTTGAAAGTCCGTCAACAAGAACTAGAATAAGCTTTGACCTTGCAGTAAATGAATTAGGTGGACATAGTCTAACATTGAATAATAATGAGATACACCTCGGTAAAAAGGAAAGTATCGAAGATACGGCGAGAGTAATGGAGAGATTTGTTGATGCAATTGTTGCCAGAGTTAAAAAACATAGTACTCTCGAAGAATTATCTAAAAATAGTAACATACCGATTGTAAATGCTTTAAGCGACTTGGCACACCCTTGTCAGATATTAGCGGATATATTAACTATCAAAGAAACAAAAGGACTTAAATCAATTGAAGAATTTAAAGGTTTAAAACTTTCATATTTTGGAGATGGAAATAACATTGCAAACTCTTTGATGATAGCAGGAGCAATTCTTGGAATGGATGTATTTATCGCTACACCTAGAAGCTACGAACCTAATGGACTTTTCGTTAAAAAAGCACTCGAAATAATAGATAAGTATGGCGAAGGTAGTCTTACATTGACTGATAATGCGGAACTAGCTGCAAAAGATGCAGATGTTTTATATACGGATGTCTGGATTAGTATGAGCGATGTAAATAAAGACTTGGATTCTATTAAAAAAATATTCCCGCCATACCAAATAAATAGTGCATTGATGAAACTTGCAAAAGAAGATTCTATAGTTTTACACTGTTTACCTGCAAATAAGGGTATGGAGATTACAGAAGAAGTATTCGAAAGTAAAAACTCGTATGTATTTGATGAAGCAGAAAACAGATTGCATGCTCAAAAAGCAGTTTTAAAATATTTATTTGAATAA
- a CDS encoding class I SAM-dependent methyltransferase, translating to MHYFSENPNSKHNETTIKGTINNKVLSFNTDAGIFSPNYVDKGSQILVNYSEFKKDDDILDMGCGYGAIGISLADDVNSVVMTDINKRSVSLAKQNVKLNHVKNKNITVLQGNLYEEVPKDSKFDVIISNPPIKAGKVIIHQIISEGLEYLKPNGKIYVVIKTKHGAKSLTDFMEKTYGNVEIVKIKSGYRVLCSVNNLNNKNIQDTNDNPDNTDTN from the coding sequence ATGCACTATTTTTCAGAGAACCCGAATTCTAAACACAATGAAACAACAATAAAAGGTACTATAAATAACAAAGTATTATCATTTAATACCGATGCAGGCATTTTTTCCCCTAATTACGTAGATAAAGGTTCTCAAATTCTTGTTAATTATTCAGAATTCAAAAAAGATGATGATATATTAGATATGGGCTGTGGTTACGGGGCTATTGGAATATCCTTAGCAGATGATGTTAATTCCGTTGTAATGACTGATATTAATAAAAGGTCTGTTAGTTTAGCTAAACAGAATGTAAAATTGAATCACGTAAAAAACAAAAACATAACAGTTTTACAGGGCAACTTATATGAAGAAGTCCCAAAAGACTCCAAATTTGATGTAATAATTTCTAACCCGCCTATAAAAGCAGGTAAAGTAATTATTCATCAAATAATATCTGAAGGTTTAGAATATTTAAAGCCAAATGGTAAAATTTATGTAGTTATTAAAACCAAACACGGTGCAAAATCTTTAACAGATTTCATGGAAAAAACATACGGTAATGTAGAAATTGTTAAAATAAAATCAGGATATAGGGTTTTATGCAGTGTAAATAATTTAAATAATAAAAATATTCAAGATACTAATGATAATCCCGATAATACGGATACCAACTAA
- a CDS encoding beta-propeller domain-containing protein — MDLKRFSILAFIIVAVGAIIIGFSSQNYLTDSQGDTKLQNWNGLDFKMVPIGSKEVLEQRQELKNSQSSIYGAMSGFKDGISYATTENAKSMDVDTSSNTGTSSGGTSRYSETNVQVKGVDEADIVKTDGEKIFYSPNRYNGKTYMIDALPPETAKLIGEIGKSGELYLQGDNLLIIEYDKISCYNVKDIKDPYLSWSKNINDTRYIDSRIIDGKLYMILSEKYGPIFYENYNLPYAKMYYPILPPIVDYNDEVTYIITKMDVNSGEIEDSISVVGTYDSTAYFSEDNLYFTYHVTPEYNKVMMEYILENGNNYFPKDVMDKIKRVYANEDFGEPAKYLEIMTTIEEYYNSLPSEESYNLREEFNKDFDKYMTKKWDEIESTGIIKVKLDNLSVSSGSVPGKLLNKYSMDEYDGNLRIATTKTGYWASETKSTNSVYVLDVTNIENNKINIIGELKDLGLDERIYSARFDKERLYLVTYKDIDPFMVIDLSNPKKPTLLGDLKIPGYSTYLHPLEENIVLGIGKDEYNDVKVSIFDVSDVENPKELNSYAIAGQKWSTALYEPHAFLWDNENRVVVLPAGDSAYILKIAEATEDYKITMKKQDKHENYVSRSLYINDYLFTFSYEEIHIINQKTWDIVKKIKIPYDDIKIYDDENDEDTTSVKIYNEDDIKTENNTEIVNIAPDENKNIETIVKNVELSVNETYEIELEENPSTGYIWEYNYTKNDDVVKIITDNYFAPENDLMGASGTHKWKLNALKAGTATVEFEYSRSWEEGSTTKKVIYEFKVK; from the coding sequence ATGGATTTAAAAAGATTTAGCATCCTTGCATTTATAATTGTAGCCGTGGGGGCAATAATTATTGGATTTAGCAGTCAAAATTATCTGACTGATAGTCAAGGGGATACTAAATTACAAAATTGGAATGGTTTGGACTTCAAGATGGTTCCTATAGGTTCAAAAGAGGTCTTAGAACAAAGACAGGAATTAAAAAATTCCCAATCTAGCATATATGGTGCTATGTCAGGCTTTAAGGATGGTATCAGTTACGCGACAACTGAAAATGCCAAAAGTATGGATGTTGACACATCATCTAATACCGGTACTTCTTCAGGCGGTACGTCAAGATATTCAGAAACTAACGTTCAAGTGAAAGGAGTAGACGAAGCCGACATTGTTAAAACCGATGGAGAAAAAATATTTTACTCTCCTAATAGATACAATGGTAAAACCTACATGATTGATGCTTTACCGCCAGAAACTGCAAAGTTAATTGGCGAAATCGGTAAAAGCGGAGAATTATACCTTCAAGGAGATAATTTATTAATAATCGAATACGATAAAATTTCTTGCTATAACGTTAAAGATATAAAAGACCCATATTTAAGCTGGTCTAAAAATATTAACGATACAAGATACATTGATTCAAGAATAATCGATGGAAAATTGTACATGATACTTTCAGAAAAATATGGGCCAATATTCTATGAAAACTATAATTTGCCATATGCAAAAATGTACTATCCAATATTACCTCCAATCGTAGATTATAATGACGAAGTAACATACATTATAACTAAAATGGACGTAAATAGTGGCGAAATCGAAGATTCTATCAGTGTAGTTGGTACCTATGATTCAACAGCCTACTTCTCCGAAGATAACCTTTACTTTACATACCATGTAACTCCAGAATACAACAAAGTAATGATGGAATACATCCTTGAAAACGGAAACAACTATTTCCCAAAAGACGTAATGGATAAAATCAAAAGAGTTTACGCTAACGAGGATTTTGGAGAACCTGCAAAATATCTCGAAATAATGACTACAATCGAAGAATACTACAATAGCCTTCCAAGTGAGGAAAGCTACAATTTAAGGGAAGAATTTAACAAAGATTTCGATAAATACATGACTAAAAAATGGGACGAAATTGAAAGTACGGGAATAATTAAAGTTAAACTCGACAATTTAAGCGTTTCATCAGGTAGTGTGCCAGGTAAATTATTAAATAAATACTCAATGGATGAATACGATGGTAATTTAAGAATTGCTACAACCAAAACCGGATATTGGGCTTCTGAAACTAAATCAACCAATTCAGTTTACGTGCTCGATGTAACAAACATTGAAAACAATAAAATAAATATAATTGGAGAATTAAAAGACCTTGGTTTAGATGAGAGAATTTACAGCGCAAGATTTGACAAAGAACGATTATACCTCGTAACATACAAAGATATTGACCCATTCATGGTAATTGATTTAAGTAATCCTAAAAAACCAACTTTATTGGGTGATTTGAAAATACCAGGATATTCAACATACTTGCACCCACTCGAAGAAAACATAGTTCTTGGAATTGGTAAGGATGAATATAACGATGTAAAAGTATCAATATTTGATGTAAGTGACGTTGAAAATCCAAAAGAATTGAATAGTTATGCAATAGCTGGTCAAAAATGGTCTACAGCACTTTACGAACCTCACGCATTCCTTTGGGACAATGAAAATAGAGTCGTTGTACTCCCCGCAGGTGACAGTGCATATATTTTAAAAATTGCAGAAGCAACCGAAGACTACAAAATAACAATGAAGAAACAAGATAAGCATGAAAACTATGTTTCAAGGTCATTGTACATAAATGATTACTTGTTTACCTTCTCATATGAAGAAATCCACATTATAAATCAAAAAACATGGGACATCGTTAAAAAAATTAAAATTCCATATGATGATATAAAAATTTACGACGATGAAAATGATGAAGATACAACTTCGGTAAAAATCTACAACGAAGACGATATAAAAACTGAAAATAATACTGAAATAGTGAATATTGCACCAGATGAAAACAAAAACATCGAAACAATCGTTAAAAACGTAGAATTAAGTGTAAATGAAACTTATGAAATAGAACTCGAGGAAAACCCTTCAACAGGTTACATTTGGGAATATAATTACACTAAAAACGACGATGTAGTAAAAATAATCACAGATAACTACTTCGCACCAGAAAATGACTTGATGGGGGCTTCAGGTACTCACAAATGGAAATTAAACGCTTTAAAAGCAGGTACTGCCACAGTTGAATTTGAATATTCTAGAAGCTGGGAAGAAGGTAGTACAACTAAAAAAGTTATTTATGAATTTAAAGTTAAATAA
- a CDS encoding Gp37-like protein: protein MIKILNKNFEYINAIKINELLNLKWDRKFYSPDIFSFNCKYDKDIDVGQYVLYNGYFGIIEYLKTTLDGYMQVNGKSPLSILGRRVVINEDYINNMAKPFKAIILELINANVTNPVDTTRKIDFIDISNIVADGNIYECRCKGKDLGNTLSSICKDNNIGQRMIFDYISKKFIYELYTGKNRGINQSENEWIIFSPEIGNIYNQEYIKDIKILKNVEYDINYSKFNKSPYHTEIASGIDRFEFTDDKFVETIITLNTEVSDDCGYKDLWDLGDIVTCKSNKFNFSIDLPVIEVSELIKNNNFNLSVKFGDIEGFKK from the coding sequence ATGATAAAAATATTAAATAAAAATTTTGAATACATTAACGCAATAAAAATAAATGAATTATTGAATTTAAAATGGGATAGAAAATTTTATTCTCCCGATATTTTTTCATTTAATTGTAAATATGATAAAGATATTGATGTTGGGCAGTATGTGCTTTATAATGGTTATTTTGGTATTATTGAGTACCTAAAAACAACTCTTGACGGATATATGCAAGTAAATGGCAAAAGCCCATTGTCTATACTGGGCAGAAGGGTAGTAATTAATGAAGATTATATCAATAATATGGCAAAGCCATTTAAAGCAATCATCCTAGAATTAATTAACGCGAATGTTACAAATCCAGTGGATACTACTCGTAAAATAGATTTTATCGATATTTCCAACATTGTTGCAGATGGTAATATTTATGAATGTAGATGTAAAGGTAAAGATTTAGGAAATACTTTAAGCTCGATTTGCAAGGATAATAACATCGGTCAACGAATGATTTTTGATTATATATCTAAAAAATTTATATACGAACTTTATACTGGCAAAAATAGGGGTATAAATCAATCTGAAAACGAATGGATTATATTTTCCCCAGAAATTGGCAATATATATAATCAAGAATATATTAAAGACATAAAAATACTAAAAAATGTAGAATACGATATTAATTATAGTAAATTTAATAAATCGCCTTATCATACGGAAATTGCTTCTGGAATAGATAGATTTGAATTTACAGACGATAAATTTGTTGAAACAATAATAACTTTAAATACAGAAGTTAGTGACGATTGTGGTTATAAAGATTTATGGGATTTAGGCGATATAGTGACTTGTAAAAGTAATAAATTTAATTTTAGTATCGATTTACCAGTTATTGAAGTTTCAGAATTGATTAAAAATAATAATTTTAATTTAAGCGTTAAATTTGGAGATATTGAAGGTTTTAAAAAATAA